One part of the Eulemur rufifrons isolate Redbay chromosome 16, OSU_ERuf_1, whole genome shotgun sequence genome encodes these proteins:
- the LOC138396415 gene encoding nascent polypeptide-associated complex subunit alpha, muscle-specific form-like: MSFHLTTEKCLGKVGIACHLCLILCGDFILRFKTPVFPVRHVYQVGPYNSISFFPSLLYLLFCFSPPAMLPMSSALNVTAALGQPLPTLPSPCSLAPQQCPLATANQPSPFPSPSTVASTHFEIPFPQSSPGSALPLGNASDTPIFLPNLIGPPISPAALALASPMIAPTLKGAHSSSAPLALVALAPHSVQKSSAFPPNPLTPPPSAVAESGSVISVSAPTVLSEQTSIQVPSQVVPNPEGIPRPPGRISAVPSHLINPLASVQSGVAFCPQTPPPTTSLAITSPEVKGIPISSAPTSLQNPGSFNLKGPVSPPAALSVSAQSMPVVTSSQKTVALNIPPVFPTSLGSLQQSSFGSPVQPLSQTDPNALSDPIVNTISVDHSNMGASYPSQRSVIPPLPSRNEVVPAAVAALPLVAPAFPLAVDKGPSTITSMTSYNPSGSPDVAATSALSPTASLKGSSNATTQPLVAQIPVSPESPGLKETPVSSVGTTPVAVTNPSTISAVSIPFEVATYVSPPISSGLSGSKKPTSPTALVTAPVTPKELPTQVAATLGIPVSPPLPDPEDLKNLPTSVLVKFPTQKDLQTVPGSPVGASIFPAQAGLPTKKDPSLPPLTLAAPKNFPSPQSSSSPLEMSLSLEATLAKKSLAGPLPVGKLASATQPPQGVNSPISIISTDPYAIPDPDSLLLKSSLTTTTTAFPLESADPGEVAPTTAKDTSTPTTTASLEGTVSLAPKNHPAKNGTSTLTTLSVVPTASESCPVTPATLALAPEIPKSIPSPSVLPAGTLSGTKKVDGIFHSSALASVTSSPEGCPTEDSGASVIASSKGTLTYLADSPSPLEISVSQTKRPPAKQGSALPDGSIRNLSSPVGPVEASFLPVASLFQAPKGSPAKKNSPIPPSPKGVPPSSPKGITLSSTEIPIPSVMMPLSPKEGPPTPSSKRAPAPKGVPTSQAVTTPSPTETLGAPIPPAVTPPPKGTPTPPAVILPSLKKAEATSAPPSSKGDPTPPTVTPPSPKKAPTTPAPKGGPANPSSKGDPTPPEVTPLSPKEAPATPSSKGDPTPPAVTPPSPKEAPVPKGGPATPSSKGDPTPPTVTLPASKETPVPKGGPATPSSKGDPIPRAVTAPSPKKTPAPKGGPASSSSKGDPTPQAVTAPSPKKTPAPKGGPASSSSKGDPTVPTVTPPSPKGDPTPPGVTLPSPKKTPAPKGGPASSSSKGDPTPPAVTTPSPKKAPPSKGGPATPSSKEDPTPPAMTPPSPKKAPVPKGGPASSSSKGDPTPPTVTPPSPKEAPATPAPKGGPATPSSKGDPTPPGVTLPSPKKTPAPKGGLASSSSNGDPTPPAVTPPAPKETPATPSSKGDPTPPAVTTPSPKKAPSSKGGPATPSSKGDPTPPAVTPPAPKEAPATPSSKADPTPPAVTPPAPKKSPATPSSKGHMTAPGVTIPSPKKAPASKGGPATPSSKGDPIPLEVTPPSPKKAPATPAPRRGPATPSSKGDPAPPAMTPPSPKKAPATPSSKGDPTPPAVTPSPKKAPAPKGGSATPSKGDTTPPAVTPPSSKEGPATPAPKGASTLPVLTPYPKETSSKEAPSPLALTPLSHKEALSTKEAPIPSDMTSPSPKGTPVSTSPKEATTPAMAPLSLQKTPSTPVLKGAPTSPPVTSSSPKDSPISPVSVTCTMESVAPQAPKGLPAKKGPTAVKEALVAPAPTQKGTQAKKSSATSPPVFPDPSAKNGTKGPLSTVAPAPLLTVPAQNGSSKPAKALPVSPEKGKDSLHSPKSPLAPPESKAPTPLAAAASEKVLPKGVSASVSPASTPPVSLPLTPTPVPPLLPKQQFLPSSPGLVLESPSKPLAPADEDELPPLIPPEPVSGGVPFQSVLVNMPTPKPAGIPAPTPSAKQPVLKNNKGICLGLLCAWCVTHTPLGGYPPVLTLGCASFSSVPACVWT; the protein is encoded by the coding sequence ATGTCTTTTCACTTGACCACTGAAAAATGTTTGGGGAAGGTTGGTATTGCCTGTCACCTTTGTCTAATCCTGTGTGGTGACTTTATTCTCAGATTTAAAACTCCAGTGTTTCCTGTGAGGCATGTGTACCAAGTTGGGCCATAtaactcaatttcttttttcccttcccttctttatcttcttttttgcttttctcctcCAGCTATGCTCCCCATGTCTTCAGCCTTGAATGTCACTGCTGCCTTAGGGCAGCCTCTACCTACCCTTCCCTCTCCTTGCTCCCTAGCCCCCCAACAATGCCCTCTGGCAACTGCTAACCAACCTTCCCCATTCCCTTCCCCTTCTACTGTTGCCTCAACCcattttgaaattccttttccCCAGTCATCCCCTGGATCAGCCCTGCCTTTGGGAAATGCCTCTGACACCCCAATTTTCCTACCAAACCTAATAGGGCCTCCCATCTCCCCAGCTGCCTTAGCTCTGGCCTCTCCCATGATAGCTCCAACTCTGAAAGGGGCCCATTCCTCTTCAGCTCCCTTGGCTCTGGTTGCCTTGGCTCCCCACTCAGTTCAAAAGAGTTCTGCTTTTCCACCTAACCCGCTTACTCCACCTCCTTCAGCTGTAGCTGAGTCAGGGTCAGTGATATCTGTGTCAGCTCCCACTGTTCTCTCAGAACAGACTTCTATTCAAGTTCCCTCTCAGGTAGTCCCTAATCCAGAAGGTATCCCACGTCCTCCAGGTAGAATCAGTGCTGTTCCTTCCCACCTCATAAATCCCTTGGCCTCTGTACAATCTGGAGTAGCCTTCTGTCCTCAGACACCGCCACCTACCACTTCCCTAGCCATCACTTCCCCTGAGGTCAAAGGTATCCCCATTTCCTCAGCTCCTACTTCTCTACAAAACCCAGGAAGCTTCAACCTAAAGGGACCTGTTAGTCCACCTGCTGCCTTATCTGTTTCAGCCCAGTCTATGCCTGTGGTGACATCTTCTCAAAAGACTGTGGCTCTCAACATCCCCCCAGTTTTTCCCACTTCTTTGGGCTCTTTACAGCAGAGTTCTTTTGGTTCCCCTGTCCAACCTTTAAGTCAGACAGATCCTAATGCTCTGTCAGATCCTATAGTAAATACCATTTCTGTAGATCATTCTAACATGGGGGCCTCTTATCCTTCTCAGAGATCTGTaattcctccccttccttccagaAATGAGGTAGTTCCTGCTGCTGTGGCTGCTCTTCCATTGGTGGCTCCAGCTTTTCCTCTGGCTGTTGACAAAGGCCCCTCTACCATCACTAGCATGACCTCCTATAACCCTTCAGGTTCCCCAGATGTAGCTGCCACTTCTGCATTATCTCCTACAGCCTCTCTCAAAGGCTCTTCTAATGCTACGACTCAGCCTTTGGTGGCCCAGATTCCTGTTTCTCCCGAAAGTCCAGGCTTGAAAGAAACTCCTGTTTCTTCTGTTGGAACCACCCCAGTTGCAGTGACGAACCCCTCTACAATTTCTGCAGTATCTATTCCCTTTGAGGTAGCTACTTATGTCTCTCCTCCAATTTCATCAGGTCTCAGTGGTAGTAAAAAACCAACTTCCCCTACTGCCCTGGTTACGGCACCAGTGACGCCCAAAGAGCTTCCTACTCAAGTAGCAGCTACTCTGGGGATACCAGTTTCTCCTCCTCTACCAGACCCTGAAGACCTCAAAAATCTCCCTACTTCAGTATTGGTAAAATTCCCAACACAAAAAGATCTCCAAACTGTACCTGGCTCTCCTGTAGGAGCTTCTATTTTTCCAGCCCAGGCGGGACTCCCTACCAAGAAAGACCCTAGTCTGCCACCATTGACCCTGGCAGCCCCTAAAAATTTCCCCTCTCCCCAAAGTTCATCATCACCTCTGGAAATGTCTCTTTCTCTTGAAGCTACCCTAGCAAAGAAAAGCCTTGCAGGGCCCCTCCCCGTAGGTAAGCTGGCCAGTGCTACTCAGCCTCCCCAAGGTGTTAACTCCCCAATCTCTATAATCAGTACAGATCCTTATGCAATCCCAGACCCAGATAGTCTGCTTCTCAAAAGTTCTCTCACTACCACAACGACTGCCTTTCCTTTGGAAAGTGCTGACCCTGGTGAGGTGGCTCCTACAACTGCCAAAGATACCTCCACACCTACAACTACAGCCAGCCTGGAAGGAACTGTCTCGTTAGCTCCTAAAAACCACCCAGCTAAGAATGGTACTTCCACTCTTACTACCTTGTCTGTGGTTCCTACAGCCTCTGAAAGTTGCCCTGTGACTCCAGCTACTTTGGCACTGGCCCCTGAAATTCCCAAGTCTAttccttctccttctgttctcCCAGCTGGGACTCTTTCAGGTACAAAGAAAGTTGATGGTATTTTTCATAGCTCAGCATTGGCATCTGTCACTTCCTCTCCTGAAGGATGCCCAACTGAGGACTCTGGTGCTTCTGTTATTGCATCTTCCAAAGGAACCCTGACTTACCTAGCTGATTCCCCATCTCCTTTAGAGATTAGTGTGTCTCAGACTAAAAGACCTCCAGCCAAGCAGGGTTCTGCTTTACCTGATGGTTCTATTAGAAATCTCTCATCCCCTGTTGGTCCAGTTGAAGCTTCCTTTCTTCCAGTGGCCAGTCTTTTTCAAGCCCCTAAAGGCTCACCAGCCAAGAAAAATTCTCCCATTCCTCCATCCCCCAAAGGGGTACCTCCTTCCTCTCCCAAAGGCATAACCCTATCCTCCACAGAGATTCCCATTCCCTCAGTTATGATGCCTCTCTCCCCCAAAGAGGGCCCACCTACCCCATCCTCTAAAAGGGCCCCAGCCCCCAAAGGGGTACCTACTTCTCAAGCTGTAACTACACCCTCCCCTACAGAGACTCTAGGAGCCCCCATTCCCCCAGCAGTGACTCCTCCCCCTAAAGGGACTCCCACTCCTCCAGCAGTGATTCTTCCCTCCCTCAAAAAAGCTGAAGCAACCTCAGCTCCCCCATCCTCTAAAGGGGATCCCACTCCCCCAACAgtgactcctccctcccccaaaaaggCCCCAACAACTCCAGCTCCCAAAGGAGGCCCAGCTAACCCATCCTCCAAAGGTGATCCCACTCCCCCAGAAGTGACTCCTCTCTCCCCCAAAGAGGCCCCAGCTACCCCATCTTCCAAAGGGGATCCCACTCCCCCAGCAGTGACTCCTCCCTCTCCCAAAGAGGCCCCAGTTCCCAAAGGAGGCCCAGCTACCCCATCCTCCAAAGGTGATCCCACTCCCCCAACAGTGACTCTTCCCGCCTCCAAAGAGACCCCAGTACCCAAAGGAGGCCCAGCTACCCCATCCTCCAAAGGGGATCCCATTCCCCGAGCAGTGACTGCTCCCTCCCCCAAAAAGACCCCAGCTCCCAAAGGAGGCCCAGCTAGCTCATCCTCCAAAGGGGATCCCACTCCCCAAGCAGTGACTGCTCCCTCCCCCAAAAAGACCCCAGCTCCCAAAGGAGGCCCAGCTAGCTCATCCTCCAAAGGGGATCCCACTGTCCCAACAgtgactcctccctcccccaaaggGGATCCCACTCCCCCAGGAGTGactcttccctcccccaaaaaGACCCCAGCTCCCAAAGGAGGCCCAGCTAGCTCATCCTCCAAAGGGGATCCTACTCCCCCAGCAGTGACTACACCCTCCCCTAAAAAGGCCCCACCCTCCAAAGGAGGCCCAGCTACCCCATCTTCCAAAGAGGATCCCACTCCCCCAGCAatgactcctccctcccccaaaaaggCCCCAGTTCCGAAAGGAGGCCCAGCTAGCTCATCCTCCAAAGGGGATCCCACTCCCCCAACAgtgactcctccctcccccaaagagGCCCCAGCAACCCCAGCTCCCAAAGGAGGCCCAGCTACCCCATCCTCCAAAGGGGATCCCACTCCCCCAGGAGTGACTCTTCCCTCCCCGAAAAAGACCCCAGCTCCCAAAGGAGGCCTAGCTAGCTCATCCTCCAACGGGGATCCCACTCCCCCAGCAGTGACTCCTCCTGCCCCCAAAGAGACCCCAGCAACCCCATCCTCCAAAGGGGATCCCACTCCCCCAGCAGTGACTACACCCTCCCCTAAAAAGGCCCCATCCTCCAAAGGAGGCCCAGCTACCCCATCCTCCAAAGGGGATCCCACTCCCCCAGCAGTGACACCTCCTGCCCCCAAAGAGGCCCCAGCAACCCCATCCTCCAAAGCAGATCCCACTCCACCAGCAGTGACTCCTCCTGCTCCCAAAAAGTCCCCAGCAACCCCATCCTCCAAAGGACATATGACTGCCCCAGGAGTGACTATACCCTCGCCCAAAAAGGCCCCAGCATCCAAAGGAGGCCCAGCTACCCCATCTTCCAAAGGGGATCCCATTCCCCTAGAAGTGACTCCTCCCTCTCCCAAAAAAGCCCCAGCAACCCCAGCTCCCAGAAGAGGCCCAGCTACCCCATCCTCCAAAGGAGATCCTGCTCCCCCAGCAatgactcctccctcccccaaaaaggCCCCAGCAACTCCATCCTCCAAAGGAGATCCCACTCCCCCAGCAGTGACTCCTTCCCCCAAAAAAGCCCCAGCTCCCAAAGGAGGCTCAGCTACCCCATCCAAAGGAGATACCACACCCCCAGCAGTgactcctccctcctccaaagAGGGCCCAGCAACTCCAGCCCCCAAAGGGGCCTCCACTCTCCCAGTCCTGACTCCCTACCCCAAAGAGACTTCATCCAAAGAGGCCCCCAGTCCCCTAGCCCTTACTCCTCTCTCTCACAAAGAGGCcctatccactaaagaggcccccATTCCCTCAGACATGACTTCTCCCTCACCCAAAGGGACCCCAGTTTCCACATCCCCCAAAGAGGCCACTACTCCAGCTATGGCTCCTCTATCCCTGCAAAAGACTCCATCAACTCCAGTCCTCAAAGGGGCCCCTACTTCCCCACCTGTGACTTCTTCCTCCCCCAAAGACTCTCCTATCTCCCCAGTTTCAGTGACATGTACCATGGAGTCTGTTGCCCCTCAAGCACCTAAAGGGCTTCCAGCAAAGAAGGGACCCACAGCTGTCAAAGAAGCACTTGTTGCCCCAGCTCCCACTCAGAAAGGTACACAGGCCAAGAAGAGTTCTGCTACTTCACCTCCTGTGTTCCCAGATCCCTCTGCTAAGAATGGTACTAAAGGACCCCTTTCCACAGTGGCTCCAGCACCTCTACTCACAGTCCCTGCTCAGAATGGCTCTTCAAAGCCTGCAAAAGCTCTCCCTGTTTCTCCTGAGAAAGGCAAAGATTCTCTTCATTCCCCAAAGAGCCCCTTGGCTCCTCCTGAGTCTAAGGCACCTACCCCTCTGGCAGCAGCTGCCTCTGAAAAGGTCCTTCCTAAAGGTGTATCAGCATCTGTCTCTCCAGCATCCACCCCACCAGTCTCTCTGCCTCTTACTCCCACCCCAGTTCCCCCTCTGCTTCCTAAACAGCAATTTCTGCCGTCCTCACCTGGGCTAGTGCTGGAATCACCCTCTAAGCCCCTAGCCCCTGCTGATGAGGATGAGCTGCCGCCTCTGATTCCCCCGGAACCAGTCTCTGGGGGAGTGCCTTTCCAGTCGGTCCTCGTCAACATGCCCACCCCCAAACCTGCTGGaatccctgccccaaccccctCTGCCAAGCAGCCTGTTCTGAAGAACAACAAGGGTATTTGCCTTGGTTTGCTGTGTGCATGGTGTGTTACCCACACCCCTCTTGGGGGCTACCCACCAGTACTAACCCTAGGATGCGCCTCTTTCTCCAGTGTACCTGCTTGTGTTTGGACATAG